In one Pseudomonas sp. 31-12 genomic region, the following are encoded:
- a CDS encoding YafY family protein: MSRTTRLLTLLQVLRGKSRPATAATLASELEISERTLYRDIAELTALGAPIFGEAGVGYVLRSGLFLPPLMLNADETEAIVLGLRYVDQRGDEVLSKAAADALAKIAAVLAPEAQDALRNPTVLPGPRGYGYPQNAVPLNVFRQAIRDQSKLNIDYADAHQVPSQRLIWPLALGFLNEVRIIVAWCELRSAYRTFRTDRISAATEQGERYPGRRSDLLRTWHKQMQLDDAGCFTPDKN, encoded by the coding sequence GTGTCGCGTACCACTCGTTTACTCACGTTGCTGCAAGTGCTGCGGGGCAAAAGTCGTCCCGCTACGGCTGCAACGCTGGCCAGTGAATTGGAGATTTCCGAACGCACGCTGTACCGCGACATCGCCGAGCTGACGGCGCTGGGTGCACCGATTTTCGGCGAAGCAGGGGTTGGTTACGTGTTGCGCAGCGGTCTGTTCCTGCCGCCCTTGATGCTCAATGCCGACGAAACCGAAGCCATCGTGCTCGGATTACGTTACGTCGATCAGCGTGGCGACGAGGTGTTGAGCAAAGCTGCGGCCGACGCCTTGGCGAAGATTGCTGCGGTGTTGGCGCCTGAAGCTCAGGACGCCTTGCGCAACCCGACGGTGCTGCCGGGCCCGCGCGGTTATGGCTATCCGCAAAATGCCGTGCCGTTGAACGTGTTTCGCCAGGCCATCCGCGATCAGTCCAAGCTGAACATCGACTATGCAGACGCCCATCAAGTGCCCAGTCAGCGGTTGATCTGGCCACTGGCGCTGGGTTTTCTCAATGAGGTGCGGATCATCGTCGCCTGGTGTGAATTGCGCAGTGCCTACCGCACGTTTCGCACCGACCGGATCTCGGCCGCCACTGAGCAGGGTGAGCGCTATCCGGGGCGACGCAGCGACCTGTTGCGCACCTGGCACAAGCAGATGCAACTGGATGACGCCGGGTGTTTCACTCCTGACAAGAACTGA
- a CDS encoding nuclear transport factor 2 family protein has product MSNPASSLAPAIAAYIAAANARDTSRVGSFFAEDANVFDEGQHRIGTQAIAQWMQDTAQRYEPRVEVLDVQQRTGKVLVHNLIFGTFPGSPLELRYMFRLNEQGKIARLDISL; this is encoded by the coding sequence ATGTCCAATCCAGCCTCTTCACTGGCACCCGCCATCGCCGCCTACATTGCTGCCGCCAATGCCCGCGACACCTCGCGGGTCGGCAGTTTTTTTGCTGAGGACGCCAACGTGTTCGATGAGGGCCAGCACCGGATCGGCACGCAAGCCATCGCCCAGTGGATGCAAGACACCGCGCAGCGTTATGAACCTCGGGTCGAAGTGCTAGACGTTCAGCAACGTACCGGCAAAGTCTTGGTGCACAACCTGATTTTCGGGACGTTTCCCGGCAGTCCTCTGGAGTTGCGCTACATGTTTCGCCTCAACGAACAGGGCAAGATCGCCCGGCTAGACATCTCTCTGTAA
- the zapE gene encoding cell division protein ZapE, whose amino-acid sequence MNVDSPLSAWQHAIEQKGFVQDEAQEHAVWALQKCHEALHEGRTPITGVYLWGPVGRGKTWLMDQFYQTLKVPARRQHFHHFMGWVHQRSFQLTGTADPLKALARELSQEVRVLCFDELFVNDIGDAIILGRLFQVMFEQGVVVVCTSNQPPDQLYADGFNRDRFVPAIEAIKQHMQVIAVDGGEDHRLHPGAALQRYWVADSGQPSALGEVFKALTVGQSTSSEPITVGYRSINVVKASSTVLWCRYADLCEQPFAAMDFMALCDTFSAILLSDVPNLSAQKREGRIARGTEDGAERVVAGDRELPQLSVPDDGVRRFIALVDECYDRKVPLYLEARVPMTALYTEGYLEFPFRRTLSRLQEMQLQRFAEA is encoded by the coding sequence ATGAATGTCGACTCTCCCCTAAGCGCCTGGCAACACGCCATTGAACAAAAGGGCTTCGTCCAGGACGAAGCCCAGGAACATGCCGTGTGGGCGCTGCAAAAATGCCACGAAGCCTTGCACGAAGGGCGCACGCCAATCACCGGCGTTTACCTTTGGGGCCCGGTCGGACGGGGTAAGACCTGGTTGATGGACCAGTTCTACCAAACCCTGAAAGTCCCGGCCCGACGCCAACACTTCCACCACTTCATGGGCTGGGTGCATCAACGTTCGTTCCAGCTGACTGGCACCGCCGACCCGCTGAAGGCGCTGGCCCGTGAGTTGAGCCAGGAAGTGCGGGTGTTGTGTTTCGATGAACTGTTCGTCAACGACATTGGCGACGCGATCATTCTCGGGCGTTTGTTTCAAGTAATGTTTGAGCAGGGCGTGGTGGTGGTTTGCACCTCCAATCAGCCGCCGGACCAACTGTACGCCGACGGCTTCAACCGCGACCGTTTCGTGCCCGCCATCGAGGCGATCAAACAGCACATGCAGGTGATCGCGGTGGATGGCGGCGAAGACCATCGCCTGCATCCGGGCGCTGCGCTGCAACGTTATTGGGTGGCGGATTCCGGGCAACCCAGCGCGCTCGGTGAAGTGTTCAAGGCGTTGACCGTTGGCCAGTCAACATCCAGCGAGCCGATTACGGTCGGTTATCGCTCGATCAACGTGGTAAAGGCCAGTTCGACGGTGCTCTGGTGCCGCTACGCTGACCTTTGCGAACAACCGTTCGCCGCCATGGACTTCATGGCGCTGTGTGACACCTTCAGCGCTATTCTGTTGAGTGACGTGCCCAATCTCAGCGCGCAAAAACGCGAAGGACGTATCGCCCGAGGCACCGAGGACGGTGCCGAGCGGGTCGTGGCCGGTGATCGCGAGCTGCCGCAATTGTCGGTGCCTGACGATGGTGTCCGGCGTTTCATTGCCTTGGTGGACGAGTGTTACGACCGCAAGGTGCCGCTGTACCTCGAAGCGCGGGTGCCGATGACGGCGTTGTACACCGAGGGCTATCTGGAATTCCCGTTCCGCCGTACGTTAAGCCGTTTACAGGAAATGCAGCTGCAACGTTTCGCCGAAGCCTGA
- the chrA gene encoding chromate efflux transporter: protein MNSLDGAQGRAPVTTDKPWAIFLIFLRLGLTSFGGPVAHLGYFRSEFVARRRWLSEAAYAELIALCQFLPGPASSQVGMALGLSRAGFSGALAAWAGFTLPSALILTLLAVGITHGGWALPAGLIHGLKIVAVAVVAQAVWGMARTLCRGPVRVGIMLVATVGVLLWPTTGGQLTVMAVAAVIGLVLLHNANATPREGLSIRVSRVASWLAIAVFVTLLLGLPLIAHHWPDSMLSLFDGFYRTGALVFGGGHVVLPLLQSQVVNTGLLSNDVFLAGYAAAQAVPGPLFTFAAFLGASISGWSGALVCVLAIFLPSLLLVIGVLPFWQRLRGNGRVQAALAGVNAGVVGLLLAALYQPLWTSSIFSPLDVLLAVLALMALLFWRCPPWLLVLLGGLCGVVLSA, encoded by the coding sequence ATGAACAGCCTCGATGGTGCGCAGGGCAGGGCTCCCGTGACAACAGACAAACCGTGGGCGATTTTCCTGATCTTTCTGCGTCTGGGGCTGACCTCGTTTGGCGGCCCTGTCGCGCATCTGGGCTATTTTCGCAGTGAGTTCGTGGCGCGTCGGCGCTGGCTGAGCGAAGCCGCGTACGCCGAATTGATCGCCCTGTGCCAGTTTCTGCCGGGCCCGGCGAGCAGTCAGGTGGGCATGGCGCTGGGTTTGTCCCGTGCCGGGTTTTCGGGGGCATTGGCGGCGTGGGCGGGTTTCACCTTGCCTTCGGCGTTGATACTTACGCTGTTGGCAGTCGGCATCACCCACGGTGGCTGGGCGTTGCCAGCGGGTTTGATTCACGGGCTGAAAATCGTCGCCGTCGCCGTGGTGGCCCAGGCCGTGTGGGGAATGGCTCGTACGTTATGCCGAGGTCCGGTGCGCGTGGGCATCATGCTGGTGGCGACGGTCGGGGTGCTGCTCTGGCCAACGACTGGCGGGCAGTTGACGGTGATGGCCGTGGCGGCGGTGATCGGCCTGGTCTTGCTGCACAACGCCAATGCGACGCCACGGGAGGGCTTGTCTATTCGGGTCAGTCGCGTGGCCAGCTGGCTGGCGATTGCTGTGTTCGTGACCTTGCTGCTGGGGTTGCCGCTGATCGCGCATCACTGGCCGGACTCGATGTTGAGCTTGTTCGACGGCTTCTACCGCACAGGCGCGCTGGTGTTTGGTGGCGGCCACGTCGTGTTGCCACTGTTGCAAAGTCAGGTGGTGAATACGGGGCTGCTGAGCAATGACGTGTTTCTCGCCGGGTATGCCGCTGCTCAAGCGGTGCCGGGGCCGCTGTTCACGTTCGCGGCGTTTCTGGGAGCCTCCATCAGTGGCTGGAGTGGGGCGCTGGTGTGCGTGCTGGCGATTTTCCTGCCGTCGCTGTTGTTGGTGATCGGCGTGTTGCCGTTCTGGCAGCGCTTGCGTGGCAATGGCCGGGTGCAAGCGGCGCTGGCCGGAGTGAATGCCGGGGTGGTCGGGTTATTGCTGGCCGCGTTGTATCAACCGTTGTGGACCAGCTCGATTTTCAGCCCGCTGGATGTCCTGTTGGCGGTGCTGGCGTTGATGGCGCTGCTGTTCTGGCGATGCCCGCCGTGGTTGCTGGTGCTGCTGGGTGGTTTATGCGGCGTGGTGCTGAGCGCTTGA
- a CDS encoding GNAT family N-acetyltransferase, with translation MESAEILVLQASYTNPLHAEAIGVVLNAYAEDPMGGGQPLSEDILQQLPGELAKRPHAFSVLAFVRGEPAGLVNCFEGFSTFACRPLVNVHDVSVAPKFRGLGLSQRMLQKVEDIARQRGCCKITLEVLEGNAVAQASYGKFGFAPGMFDPAHGRMLFWTKEL, from the coding sequence ATGGAATCCGCAGAAATTCTGGTACTTCAAGCCAGCTACACCAATCCGCTGCATGCCGAGGCTATCGGTGTGGTGCTCAATGCGTACGCCGAAGACCCGATGGGCGGCGGTCAGCCACTGTCCGAAGACATTCTGCAACAACTGCCGGGAGAGCTGGCGAAGCGTCCCCATGCGTTCAGCGTACTGGCGTTTGTCCGTGGCGAACCGGCCGGGCTGGTCAATTGCTTCGAAGGTTTCTCGACGTTTGCCTGTCGGCCGCTGGTCAACGTGCACGATGTGTCGGTAGCGCCGAAGTTTCGCGGTCTGGGGCTGAGCCAAAGAATGCTGCAAAAGGTTGAAGACATCGCCCGCCAACGGGGTTGCTGCAAAATCACCCTGGAAGTGCTCGAAGGCAATGCCGTCGCGCAGGCGTCCTATGGCAAGTTCGGCTTTGCGCCCGGCATGTTCGACCCGGCCCATGGCCGCATGCTGTTCTGGACCAAGGAGCTTTAA
- a CDS encoding TonB-dependent siderophore receptor: MFAPITRSMTFTLGLCSAALSPDLLAETAPEHAPSRTLELGATNVTAQGLGTTTENTESYTTGAMSTATRLNLSIKETPQSVSVVTRQQMDDFKLGTLSEAMSQTTGVVVQHNDSDRVSYSSRGYSINNFQIDGMLNTFSYMKSDSDTIIYDRIEVVRGATGLTTGAGDPSATINMVRKRPTAQWAAQTGVSGGSYDDYYSYVDVGGPLAFDGRLRGRSVLAYRDSGSYRDKYALQREVGYGILEADLTDDTVLAVGYDYQDKQVQGTSWGTVPYWNADGSKANLGRSTNMATPWSSWPLKDKTAFATLDQQLGAGWHLKAAYTHRESDTDGKIYYGGGGFPEADRSGMFANVSHMVGTQKMKAYDFNVSGPYSLFGREHEMMIGYGEAERSEDNPYTVDGPRSADYERVPDWKYMGGIPKFPDTVTGLKGSDESTRQKAGYLATRLTLTDDLHAVLGSRYGTWEISKTANKYDGNLQLSSVETTRQQHNDMWTPYAGLLYDITPEYTVYVSYTDIFKPQDERDSNHTYLEPVVGSNYELGLKGSLLEERLNLATAVFWSKQDNVAELDDSVPPDPVTGEEFFRSGGKGNKVQGFEAEISGEVMAGWNMTAGYTYTHSANGEKQRNNTNQPLNMFRFSTAYRLPGDWQALTVGGAVNWQSDVYRAARRPVGRGADGEIITASANIRQEAYTVVKLMSRYEFDKHLSASLNVDNLFDKKYYDNVGFYNGVYWGDPRTVTLSLDWKL; encoded by the coding sequence ATGTTCGCGCCTATCACCCGTTCCATGACCTTTACCCTGGGCCTGTGCAGTGCTGCCCTGAGCCCCGATTTGCTGGCTGAAACCGCCCCGGAACATGCGCCGAGCCGCACCCTTGAACTGGGTGCCACCAATGTGACCGCCCAGGGGCTGGGCACTACCACCGAAAACACCGAGTCGTACACCACCGGCGCCATGAGCACCGCAACGCGGCTGAACCTGTCGATCAAGGAAACGCCGCAGTCGGTGTCCGTGGTCACGCGCCAGCAGATGGACGATTTCAAACTCGGTACATTGTCCGAAGCCATGAGCCAGACCACCGGTGTGGTGGTTCAGCACAACGACTCGGACCGCGTCAGCTATTCGTCCCGCGGTTACTCGATCAACAATTTCCAGATCGACGGGATGCTCAACACCTTCAGCTACATGAAATCCGATTCCGACACCATCATCTACGACCGCATCGAAGTGGTTCGCGGCGCGACCGGCCTGACCACGGGCGCCGGCGATCCCTCCGCGACTATCAACATGGTGCGCAAACGGCCGACCGCACAATGGGCCGCCCAGACCGGTGTCAGCGGCGGCAGCTATGACGATTACTACAGCTATGTGGACGTCGGCGGGCCGCTGGCCTTCGACGGGCGCCTGCGCGGTCGCAGTGTGCTGGCCTATCGCGACAGCGGTTCCTACCGTGACAAGTACGCGCTGCAACGGGAAGTCGGCTACGGGATTCTCGAAGCCGATTTGACCGACGACACCGTGCTGGCCGTGGGTTACGACTATCAGGACAAACAGGTGCAAGGCACGTCCTGGGGCACCGTGCCGTACTGGAACGCTGACGGCAGCAAAGCCAACCTCGGACGCTCCACCAACATGGCCACGCCGTGGAGTTCCTGGCCGCTGAAGGACAAGACCGCGTTTGCCACGCTGGACCAGCAACTGGGTGCCGGTTGGCACCTCAAGGCGGCCTACACCCATCGCGAGAGTGACACCGACGGCAAGATCTATTACGGCGGTGGCGGTTTCCCCGAGGCGGATCGCAGCGGCATGTTCGCCAACGTCAGCCACATGGTCGGCACGCAGAAAATGAAGGCCTATGACTTCAACGTGTCCGGCCCTTATTCGCTGTTCGGTCGTGAACACGAAATGATGATCGGCTATGGCGAAGCCGAGCGTAGCGAAGACAACCCCTACACCGTAGACGGCCCACGGTCGGCGGATTACGAGAGGGTTCCCGACTGGAAGTACATGGGCGGCATTCCCAAATTCCCGGACACCGTCACCGGACTGAAAGGCTCGGATGAAAGCACCCGGCAAAAGGCCGGTTACCTGGCCACGCGCCTGACCCTGACCGACGACCTGCACGCAGTCCTCGGAAGTCGCTACGGAACGTGGGAAATCTCGAAAACGGCCAACAAGTACGACGGCAATCTGCAACTGAGCAGTGTCGAAACCACCCGCCAGCAACACAACGACATGTGGACGCCGTACGCCGGGTTGCTCTACGACATAACGCCCGAGTACACGGTGTATGTCAGCTACACCGACATTTTCAAGCCGCAGGACGAGCGTGACAGCAATCACACATACCTCGAGCCGGTGGTCGGCAGCAACTATGAACTGGGGCTCAAGGGCAGCCTGCTGGAAGAGCGACTCAACCTCGCCACTGCGGTGTTCTGGAGCAAGCAGGACAACGTCGCCGAACTCGACGATTCCGTACCGCCAGACCCGGTCACCGGTGAGGAATTCTTCAGATCGGGCGGCAAAGGCAACAAGGTTCAGGGCTTTGAAGCCGAGATCTCCGGCGAGGTGATGGCGGGCTGGAACATGACGGCCGGCTACACCTACACCCACTCGGCCAATGGCGAGAAGCAGCGCAACAACACCAACCAGCCGTTGAACATGTTCCGCTTCTCCACCGCTTATCGCCTGCCCGGCGACTGGCAGGCGCTGACCGTGGGCGGCGCGGTGAACTGGCAAAGCGACGTCTACCGCGCCGCCAGACGCCCGGTCGGTCGTGGCGCTGATGGCGAGATCATCACCGCCAGCGCCAACATTCGCCAGGAGGCCTACACCGTGGTCAAGCTGATGTCGCGGTATGAGTTCGACAAGCACCTGTCCGCTTCGCTGAACGTCGACAACCTGTTCGACAAAAAGTATTACGACAACGTCGGGTTCTACAACGGCGTCTATTGGGGCGACCCGCGCACAGTCACCTTGAGCCTGGACTGGAAGCTTTAA
- a CDS encoding phosphoethanolamine transferase CptA, with protein sequence MSVFKRSTTTAKGFDWAGFLWLFLFFWYFSGITQLLIQLTGTSGFTGFRQAFVMSAIWLAPMLMFPKQTRVMAALIGVVLWACSMASLGYFFIYQQEFSQSVIFIMFESNISEAGEYMTQYFAWWMVAAFLAHTLFAYFLWTRLRPVYMPRGRALVAATAILVAVVGYPLIKQTARTGSLAGGFEKFETRIEPAVPWQMAVAYHRYLDTLAGMQDMLDSASKIPPLKNLKDTMANQPATLVLVIGESTNRQRMSLYGYPRETTPELDKLKDQMAVFDNVITPRPYTIEALQQVLTFADEENPDLYLSTPSLVSMMKQAGYKTFWITNQQTMTKRNTMLTTFSEQADEQVYLNNNRNQNAAQYDGDVIAPFNKALADAAPRKLIVVHLLGTHMSYQYRYPPTFNKFTDRKGVPDGVRDDQVPTYNSYDNAVLYNDFVVSSLIKDYAKSDPNGFLMYLSDHGEDVFDSVGHSTLGRNEAKPTAPMYTIPFMAWASPKWRETHDWSFAADLGRPYSSSQLIHTWADLAGLSFDELDRSKSLVSDSFTPRPLMIGNPYERQSRPLIDFSLMKPKSTPSDPSVAQK encoded by the coding sequence CGGCATTACCCAACTGCTGATCCAACTGACGGGCACCTCCGGTTTTACCGGGTTCCGCCAGGCCTTTGTGATGAGCGCCATCTGGCTCGCGCCGATGCTGATGTTCCCTAAGCAGACGCGGGTAATGGCCGCGCTGATCGGCGTGGTGCTGTGGGCCTGCTCGATGGCCAGCCTGGGTTACTTCTTCATCTATCAGCAGGAATTTTCCCAGAGCGTCATCTTCATCATGTTCGAATCGAACATCTCTGAAGCGGGCGAATACATGACCCAGTATTTCGCCTGGTGGATGGTGGCGGCGTTCCTCGCCCACACGCTGTTCGCGTATTTCCTGTGGACCCGCTTGCGTCCGGTGTACATGCCTCGCGGCCGCGCACTGGTTGCCGCAACCGCGATCCTGGTGGCCGTGGTCGGTTACCCGCTGATCAAGCAAACCGCGCGCACCGGCAGCCTGGCCGGCGGCTTCGAGAAATTCGAAACCCGTATCGAGCCGGCGGTGCCTTGGCAGATGGCGGTGGCGTATCACCGTTACCTCGACACCCTGGCCGGCATGCAAGACATGCTCGACAGCGCGAGCAAGATTCCACCGCTAAAAAACCTCAAGGACACGATGGCCAACCAGCCAGCGACCCTGGTGCTGGTGATCGGCGAGTCCACCAACCGTCAGCGCATGAGCCTTTACGGTTACCCGCGTGAAACCACGCCGGAACTGGACAAGCTCAAGGATCAGATGGCGGTCTTCGACAACGTCATCACCCCGCGCCCGTACACCATCGAGGCGTTGCAGCAGGTGTTGACCTTCGCCGACGAGGAAAACCCGGACCTGTACCTGTCCACGCCGTCCCTGGTCAGCATGATGAAACAGGCGGGTTACAAGACCTTCTGGATCACCAACCAGCAAACCATGACCAAGCGCAACACCATGCTCACGACGTTCTCTGAACAAGCCGACGAGCAGGTGTACCTGAACAACAACCGCAACCAGAATGCCGCGCAGTACGATGGCGACGTGATCGCGCCGTTCAACAAGGCCCTGGCGGACGCCGCGCCGCGCAAGCTGATCGTGGTGCATTTGCTCGGCACGCACATGAGCTATCAGTACCGTTATCCGCCGACCTTCAACAAGTTCACCGATCGCAAGGGTGTGCCGGACGGCGTGCGTGACGATCAGGTGCCGACGTACAACAGCTACGACAACGCGGTGCTGTACAACGACTTCGTCGTCTCGAGCCTGATCAAGGATTACGCCAAGTCCGACCCGAACGGCTTCCTGATGTACCTCTCGGACCACGGCGAAGATGTCTTCGACTCCGTGGGCCACAGTACGCTGGGGCGCAACGAAGCCAAGCCGACGGCACCGATGTACACCATTCCGTTCATGGCTTGGGCTTCGCCGAAATGGCGTGAAACCCACGACTGGAGTTTTGCCGCTGACCTGGGGCGGCCTTACAGCAGTTCGCAGCTGATCCACACCTGGGCCGATCTGGCGGGCTTGAGTTTTGATGAACTGGACCGCAGCAAGAGCCTGGTCAGCGACAGCTTCACGCCGCGGCCGTTGATGATCGGCAATCCATATGAACGTCAGTCGCGCCCGCTGATCGATTTCAGCCTGATGAAACCGAAAAGCACGCCGTCCGATCCGTCAGTCGCGCAGAAATGA
- a CDS encoding DinB family protein: MNQPLSHHLLTMAYQNAWANHRLAKAWNQLSPAELVAPRVSFFPSLIATLNHILTCDWFYVDALERELRGDDPHPDCHVFFAEDEPFTAGADLQREQAHVDRRLIAYCEQLRDADLGRIVTIARDTPQHDSRLRLLSHLFEHQLHHRGQVHAMLSGTSVKPPQLDEFFCAGESQLRANDFAELGWTETLIWGV; the protein is encoded by the coding sequence ATGAATCAGCCTCTGTCTCACCATTTGTTGACCATGGCTTATCAGAATGCCTGGGCCAATCATCGACTCGCCAAGGCCTGGAATCAGTTGAGCCCGGCCGAACTGGTGGCGCCTCGGGTCAGCTTCTTCCCCAGCCTCATTGCCACCCTCAACCACATCCTGACCTGCGACTGGTTTTACGTGGATGCGCTGGAGCGGGAACTGCGCGGTGACGATCCGCACCCTGATTGCCATGTGTTCTTCGCCGAGGACGAACCGTTCACGGCGGGCGCCGATCTGCAGCGTGAACAAGCGCATGTGGACCGTCGCCTGATTGCCTACTGCGAACAATTGCGCGACGCTGACCTGGGCCGAATCGTGACCATCGCCCGGGACACGCCGCAACATGACAGCCGTTTGCGCCTGCTGTCGCACCTGTTCGAGCACCAGCTTCATCACCGTGGCCAGGTTCACGCGATGCTCAGCGGCACCTCGGTCAAACCGCCGCAACTGGACGAGTTTTTCTGTGCCGGTGAATCGCAGTTAAGAGCCAATGATTTTGCCGAGTTGGGCTGGACCGAAACGCTGATCTGGGGCGTTTGA